The Candidatus Zixiibacteriota bacterium DNA window AAGGAAAATGGGTTTGGCGATGTCATATTGATGCCAGTCGTCCATTTCGCAAGGTCTGGCAGTATATAAAAGAGAAGGTTTCCGGCTATGATGCCAGTATTTTTTCGATGGCTGAATTTGCTCAATCTTTGCCTCATCCGCAATTTTTAATAGCTCCAAGCATTGATCCGATTAGCGAAAAAAACTGCGCTCTTTCTAATGGTGAACTTAATCGCATTATAAGCGAACTCGGGATTCCCAATGACAGGCCAATATTAACTCAGATATCCCGTTTTGATAGATTTAAGGACCCAATCGGAGTAATCGAAGCCTATAAAATGATTAAAGATAACATTGATGTCGAATTAGTATTAGCCGGCGGCGGAGCCACGGATGACCCTGAAGGCGCGGCTGTCTTGGAGGAAGTTAGAAGCGCTGCCGATGGCGATGAGCATATTCATGTATTGTTTCTGCCAAGCAACGCTCATCGAACAATAAACGCCCTTCAACGCGCCTCGGCTATCGTAATTCAAAAATCGCTTCAGGAGGGTTTCGGATTAACAGTTACCGAAGCGCTCTGGAAAAGCAAACCGGTTATAGGCGGTAATGTAGGCGGGATACGCAGACAAGTTCATAACTATTATACAGGCTTCTTAGTAGATACTCCTGAAGGCGCCGCTTTGAGAATCAGGTATCTTTTAAGAAACCCGGGTCGAATGAAAGCAATTGGCGAAACCGGTAAACAATTCGTTAGGGAAAATTTTTTACTGACTCGACACCTGCGCGAATATCTGACATTGATGTTGGGACTAAAGCAAGGTCTTGGCAACCATTTGCTTGCTGATTAAGTTGTAATATATGAAGATATTAAAGCCGGGATTTATACTCGATAATTATTTTAGGGCTTTAACCAAAGCTGAAAACAGGGCGCTTCTGCTTGATTATGACGGCACTTTAGCTCCGTTTAAAACAGAACGGGATAAAGCTATCCCATATCCGGATGCGATACCTATATTGGATAATCTGATAGAATCTGATAAGTGCCGGGTAGTAATAATCAGCGGCCGCCGAATTGATGATTTATTGCCGCTGCTCAATTTGAAAAACCTGCCCGAAATATGGGGTTCTCATGGTTGGGAACGATTGATGCCTGATAAAACATATCATGTTTTCGATTTTGGCAAGCAGGCTATCAAAGGATTGGCTGAGGCTGAAAATTGGTTAGTAAAGGAAGCTCTTCAAAGCCGATACGAGAATAAACCCGGTTGTTTAGCTCTTCATTGGCGAGGTTTGCCTGATGATGAAGCAAAGGAATTAAGCGATAAAGCGAATGAGCATTGGTCGCCAATCGCCGCCGGTTCCGGATTAGAAATACATGTATTCAACAACGGTGTTGAACTGCGGGCTTCCGGCCGCAATAAAGGATATGCTGTAAAAAAAATAATTTCGGAAACAGGGAAATGTATGATAACATATATGGGGGATGATTATACTGATGAAGATGCTTTTGGGGCGCTTAATTCGACTGGGCTTGGAGTTTTAGTTAGCGATAAGCTCCGTGAAACTGCCGCCGGCTTATGGGTTAAGCCTCCCGATGAAATGCTGGATTTTCTAAAAATGTGGGAGGAAAGCGTTGTAGGAGGAGAAAAATAATGAGAGCTTTAAAATTATTTGTCGGTGAAAAGAAACAGGTGAAAAGCAAGAAAATTCAGGATTTATTCGATAAAATCGGTTCACAGCGATTGCTTGTGGTTTCTAATCGTCTGCCGGTTATAATTGATTGCGCAGACGGCAACTGGCATATTCATCCTGGCACCGGCGGCTTAGTAACAGCTTTGGTGCCAATTATGGAAAAGATTTCAGGGTTATGGCTAGGCTGGCCCGGCAGCGCTGAGGGTATACCGTATGAACAGCTATTAAAAGATTTTAACGATAATAATTCATATAACTTAAAACCGGTTATACTTTCTCAAGAGGATGTTGAAAAATACTATTATGGTTTTTCAAATGAAACATTATGGCCGCTATTTCATGACCTGCTAAGCTACTGTAAATTCGATAAAGATGATTGGGAGGCTTACAATCGAGTAAATCGAAAATATGCCGAAACCATTGCCGAATCTGTAAGACCGGATGATTTTATATGGGTTCATGATTACCATTTAGCCCTAACGGCCTATTACCTTAGAGAGATGAATATCAAACATAACCTGGCTTTTTTCCTTCATACGCCCTTTCCGTCTTTTGACCTTTTGCGCCGCATGCCCTGGAGGAATCAATTTATTAAGGGCATGATGTCGTACGACCTGCTTGGTTTTCAGACTTTAAGAGATAGACGTAATTTCGTTAACTGTGTTAAAAGTGTGATGCCTGCGGCAAAAGTCAATATAAAGAAACGGTATACATTAATATCTTATGACGACAGAATAATTAAAGTCGGCAATTTCCCAATCAGTATTGACTTTGAGGAATTCAATGATCTTGCCAAAACAAAAAAGGCGGCTGATGAAGCCTGGTATTTCCATGAGAAATTTAACGCCAAGCGATTAATCCTGGGAGTTGACAGACTCGATTACACCAAGGGAATCCCGGAAAGATTTCTGGCATTTGAGCGCGCTCTGGAGAAGTATCCCGACCTTCAAGGGCAATTGACTTTATTCCAACTGCTAATACCAAGCCGTACGCCGGTGCCCGAATATAAGCATCTGAAAAAACAGCTTGATACACTTGTAGGCAGAATCAACGGCAAGTTCTCCAATCCGGGCTGGGCGCCAATCCATTATATGTTTCGCGCGCTCGACAGGCACAAGCTGATAGGCGCCTACAAAGCCTGCGAGATAGCTTTGGTAACGCCGCTTCGGGATGGTATGAATCTTGTCGCCAAGGAATATTGCGCCAGTTCGGTAGATAATAACGGCGTTTTAATCCTAAGCGAATTTGCCGGCGCGGCCGACAGACTGAAAAACGGCGCAATTATTGTCAATCCGTACGACCTTGAGCAAACCGCCGACGCTATTTATCAGGCTTTTACTATGGATCCCTCCGAAAGAAAAAGGCGCATGAGCAGAATGCGATCGGATATTAAACGCCGGGACGTTCATCAATGGGTAAAGTGGTTCATCGAATCCTTTCGGGAACGGAAGCTTCCGCCATCGATTGAGGATATTGATATATCCGGTGATGAGCAAGAGCTTGAGGAAATAAACATCCAAACGGAAGAGCAGTAGGTCGGGTTCTGACCGGAGGGAAAAACCCGACACGTTCGCTAAAGATGCATGCTGCTTTATCACCGTAGTTTCTTATAATAGATAAAAATTCTTGCTTAACGATATTGAAGATATATTGAGCGCGAGGTGTCGGGTTTCTCCCCGCCGCGGCAGGGTCGGAACCCGACCTGCTATGCTTTCATCTGTCTATAATACAGGTACGCATGAACATACACCAGTCATATTCAGGAGTGGCTCAGATAGTTACTATGGTATGAAAGCGTGTGTAATCCATAGTTTTCTTGAAAAAGTTGAGGCTGCCTTTTATCTTACAGGAAAAACACTTTAAACAAAACGTGGTCAAACGCCACAACCCGAAGGAGGCAACCTCATGCGTAAGATGCAAGATTTTGTAGCAAAAGGCAAGAAAGTATTTGTTGGTTTGGAAGATTCTAAAAAAACATGGAAGTTATGTGTTAGGTGCGGCAACACGATAGTACACCAAACAAGTATGCCAGCGGATTATAGCAATTTAAAGAGCTGCTT harbors:
- a CDS encoding glycosyltransferase; protein product: MANSLADYEPVVGKVAISQLRQLAEHLQGASVVHVNSTKEGGGVAEILNWLIPVMNELGLDAKWEVINGNEEYFRTTKSFHNGLQGNPTVLSPLMKQAYEDTVEENAQRLRPILEEADFVIIHDPQPAVLFENCPNRKGKWVWRCHIDASRPFRKVWQYIKEKVSGYDASIFSMAEFAQSLPHPQFLIAPSIDPISEKNCALSNGELNRIISELGIPNDRPILTQISRFDRFKDPIGVIEAYKMIKDNIDVELVLAGGGATDDPEGAAVLEEVRSAADGDEHIHVLFLPSNAHRTINALQRASAIVIQKSLQEGFGLTVTEALWKSKPVIGGNVGGIRRQVHNYYTGFLVDTPEGAALRIRYLLRNPGRMKAIGETGKQFVRENFLLTRHLREYLTLMLGLKQGLGNHLLAD
- the otsB gene encoding trehalose-phosphatase, with product MKILKPGFILDNYFRALTKAENRALLLDYDGTLAPFKTERDKAIPYPDAIPILDNLIESDKCRVVIISGRRIDDLLPLLNLKNLPEIWGSHGWERLMPDKTYHVFDFGKQAIKGLAEAENWLVKEALQSRYENKPGCLALHWRGLPDDEAKELSDKANEHWSPIAAGSGLEIHVFNNGVELRASGRNKGYAVKKIISETGKCMITYMGDDYTDEDAFGALNSTGLGVLVSDKLRETAAGLWVKPPDEMLDFLKMWEESVVGGEK
- a CDS encoding trehalose-6-phosphate synthase translates to MRALKLFVGEKKQVKSKKIQDLFDKIGSQRLLVVSNRLPVIIDCADGNWHIHPGTGGLVTALVPIMEKISGLWLGWPGSAEGIPYEQLLKDFNDNNSYNLKPVILSQEDVEKYYYGFSNETLWPLFHDLLSYCKFDKDDWEAYNRVNRKYAETIAESVRPDDFIWVHDYHLALTAYYLREMNIKHNLAFFLHTPFPSFDLLRRMPWRNQFIKGMMSYDLLGFQTLRDRRNFVNCVKSVMPAAKVNIKKRYTLISYDDRIIKVGNFPISIDFEEFNDLAKTKKAADEAWYFHEKFNAKRLILGVDRLDYTKGIPERFLAFERALEKYPDLQGQLTLFQLLIPSRTPVPEYKHLKKQLDTLVGRINGKFSNPGWAPIHYMFRALDRHKLIGAYKACEIALVTPLRDGMNLVAKEYCASSVDNNGVLILSEFAGAADRLKNGAIIVNPYDLEQTADAIYQAFTMDPSERKRRMSRMRSDIKRRDVHQWVKWFIESFRERKLPPSIEDIDISGDEQELEEINIQTEEQ